Below is a window of Spirochaetaceae bacterium DNA.
GCCGGTGCCGCTTCCGACGACGACTGGGCTGCACTATTCATCGCGAGAGTTTCCAACCTGGTAGCTCGACGACGGGTTGCCGTAGCCCGGTGACGGTGGCTCGGTGGCATGACTCATTCCGACTCCTCCTTTGCGGCCGGCGGTTGGGCGGCACCGATCAGGTCGGCGATGCGCTCTACGCCGGAGTCTCGAAGATAGCCCTCCAGACCGTCCAGCACCTCCAGCGCGGCACTTGGATTGGTGAAGGTGGCGGTGCCGACCTGCACTGCGCTCGCCCCGGCCATCAGGAACTGCAGCGCGTCGCGGTGATCCATGATACCGCCGACACCCACCACCGGAATGTCCACCGCACCTGCCAACTGGTAGGTGAGGCGCACGGCCAACGGCCGGATCGCCGGCCCGGACAAGCCGCCGGTGACGTTGGCCAGCACCGGCCGGCGCCGCTCCAGGTCGATCACCATGCCGGGAATGGTGTTCATCACCGCCAGCGCATCCGCCCCCGCGGCCTCGGCGGCGCGCCCGATGGCGGCGATGTCGGCCACGTCCGGCCCCAGCTTGGCGATCACCGGCAGGCTGGTGACCGACCGCACCGCTCCTACCGCCTCGGCGGTCAGCTCCGGCTCGTGGGCGAACATCTTCGCGCCGTCGCCCGCGCCGTAGGCGACGTTGGGACACGACAGGTTCAACTCCAGGCCGTCCACCCCCGGCAGTCCATCCAGCCGCTCGGCGAGGGTCACGAACTCCCCTGTCGTGTAGCCCATGACCGACACCAGCACCACCGGATCGAGCCCCGCCAGGTACGGCAGCTTCTCCGTCACGAACCGGTCTATACCCACGTTCTGCAACCCGATGGCGTTGAGCATCCCAGCCGGCGTCTCCACGATGCGCGGCGGCGGATTCCCCGGCCGCGGCTTCACGGTCACCGTCTTGGTAACGATCCCCCCCAACCGCGCCAGATCCACCAGCCCCTCCAACTCGCTGGCGTACCCGAACGTCCCCGAAGCCACGAGCACCGGATTCGCCAACCTCAGCGTCCCAAGGTCGACCGTCAACGATGTGTTCCCCCTTACGGTCTCACGAGTGGGCATCGCTCTTCAAACGCCACTCAAGATCATCCAAAGTGAGCTTGCTTGGCTAGCCGGATCATCGCTGTGATGAGTTCGCGGTTGTCGTGCAGATCCGATTCTCGGATCTGCACCTTACACTTGTTTGATCCCTGCCTGTAGCCGATCTTCGCTAGGCTTGAGTTCTCGATACGAGAATCCACGTCTTGATCGTATGGGATCTTGAAGTGCACGTTGACGTGACCACTGCGCTTCGGCCACATCAAGACGAAGTTCTGTACTCCTTCCGCGCCACGGAGCCCGATATAGGACTTTATGTAGTGAGGTGTGATATCACCCTTCGTGACGCGAATCATCTCGATGATTCTGTCGCACAGCTTGAGAGCAGCGGGCGATGACTCTCTCTCCCATAGACTGCGATCTGCAGGTTCTCCATCGTCTTCTTCGTCAACTCCTCGCGGCATCGAGTCGAGCACTTGAGTTGCTACTATTGTCATATAATCGTTCACTTCTACCGCCTTGATCTGGAACGCTATGAGAGGAATCGCTTGGTTAAACAAACTGATGACGTTGAGAAACCGACTGGTAACGTCCTCGGCGATAATCACGGCAATGTGATCGTACTGCGGATACCTCTTCCGCTCGACATCCCAATACTCGATCGTCCGAATGAGGTGCGACTCATCAGTTGCACCAAGCTGCAACTCGACTTCATAGCGAGTGTCCGTCACGGGATCCACCAGCAACAGGTCGAGGCGTCCGCCACTCGGCTGTCGCCGTTCGCTATCTCGCACGTCGAGATTCCCGAGCCCGAGCAATGACGGGTTTTCGCGGATTCTTTCGTGCAACCAACGCTCATTGTAAATGGGATGGTCTTTCAGGCTGACATACTTCGGGATTACGAAGTCCATCGTGATTTCTCCTTCACCAAATGATGTGCTGGGCGGGGAAGACGGGGCCGTCGCGGCAGACCAGGGCGTAGGCGGGGCCGGCGGGGTCGTCGGGATTCGGGGTGTGGACGCGGATGGCGCAGCCGAGGCAGACGCCGAAGCCGCAGGCCATCGGTTCCTCCACGGCCACTTGGCTGGCGGCGCCGGTCGCGGCGGCGATTTCGGCGCACCGGTGGAGCATGGGATGCGGACCACACGCCAGCACGGTCGCGGGCGCCTCATTTCGTGCCGTGGCGGTCGCCAGGGCTTGTTCCAGGAGGTCGGTGACGAAGCCGTGGTGGCCGCGGGAGCCGTCGTCGGTGGCGGTATGCACCTGCCAGCCGAGGTTTGCGACTTCCTGCTCGCACAGCAGGAAGTCGGCGCAGGCGGCGCCGATCAGGGCGGTGCCGGTGAGCGGTGCCAGTTCGGCGGCGGCGTGCACCAGGGGTGGCACGCCTACCCCGCCGCCTGCCAGGATCACATCGCCCGCCGCGGCCGCGGCCAAGTCGAAGCCGTGGCCCAGCGGGCCGAGCAGGTCCAGCTCGGCGCCTTCGGCCAGACCGGCCAGGGCGCGCGTGCCCGGCCCGATGGCCCGTGACAGGAAGGTGCAGCGGTCGTCCTCGGCGGCCAGGAAGCTGAACGGGCGCGGCAGGAACACCAAGCCGCCGGGCACCCGGATCTGGGCGAACTGGCCGGCTCGCGCGCGCCGACCGATTTCACGGGTGGCCACGGTCAGCAGGTTGTGTTCCGGCGCCACGATGCGGTTGGCCAGCACCCGGCAGCGTTCCTGGAGCGGTGCGGCTACAGGTCCTGGAGGGCCCAAATCTGCAGTTCGCCTTGGCGCTCGGCGGCGATGCCGGTGACGGAGGCGTGGGCGCCGGCCATGGTGGTGACGCACGGCACGCCGCGCGCGAGCGCGAAGCGGCGGATGCGGTTCTCATGGTCGCGCGGGCGCTTGCCGGCGGGGGTGTTGATGATCAGAGCGATCTCGCCCGCCTCCATCAGGTCTATCGCGGTAGTGCCCTCGTCTTCCAGCTTGACCAGGCGGCGCGCGTCCAGCCCGGCGCGGGCGAGCACGTCAGCGGTGCCGGGCGTGGCGGCGAGACTGAATCCGAGCCGGTCCAGGGTGCGCGCCAGCTCCACCAGGTCGGGCTTGTCGGCGTCGCGCACGCTCATGAACACGGTGCCGGAGTGCGGCAGGGAGGCGCCCGCCCCCGCCTGCGCCTTGGCGAACGCCCGCCCGAAGCTCTGGTCGATGCCCATAACCTCGCCGGTGGACTTCATCTCCGGCCCCAGCGCCACCTCGGCGCCCTGGAACTTGCCGAACGGCAGCACCACTTCCTTGACCGCGAAGTTGGCGGGGTCCGGATCTTGCACCAGGCCGAGGTCTTCGAGCCGTGCGCCACACATGATGTGGGTGGCCAGCCGCGCCAGCGGCACGCCGATCGCCTTGGACACGAACGGCACCGTGCGCGACGCGCGCGGGTTGACCTCCAGCACGTAGATGACATCCGCGCGCACCGCGAACTGGATGTTCATCAGTCCGCGGATGCCCAGTTCGCGCCCGAGCGCCACGCTCTGCCGGCGGATCTCGGCCACCACGGCCGCCGGCAGGGAGTGGGGCGGCAGGCAGCAGGCGCTGTCGCCCGAATGCACCCCCGCCTCCTCGATGTGCTGCATGACGCCCGCTACCACGAACCGCTCGCCGTCGCCGATCAGGTCGACGTCGATCTCTATCGCCTCTTCCAGGAACTTGTCCACCAGGATCGGACGCGGCCGCTGCGCGTCGTGGCCGCCCATCTGCTCGGCGTACAGCGCCATGTAGGCGCGCACCATGGCGTCGTCGTAGACGATCTCCATCGCCCGCCCGCCCAGGACGTAGGACGGGCGCACCAGCACCGGGTAGCCGATGCGGCGCGCCTCGGCGAGCACCTCGTCCACCGTGTGCGCGATGCCGCTCTCCGGCTGGCGCAATCCCAGCCTCTGCAGCAACTCGCGGAACCGGGCGCGGTCCTCGGCGCGGTCGATGGCGTCGATCGGCGTGCCGAGCACCTTCACGCCGAGCGCCTCCAGACCGTGCGCCATGTTCAGGGGTGTCTGGCCGCCGAACTGGAGGATTACGCCGACCGGGCGCTCCTTGTCGTAGATGTTGGCCACGTCTTCGACGGTGAGCGGCTCGAAGTAGAGGCGGTCGGAGGTGTCGTAATCGGTGGACACGGTCTCCGGGTTGCAGTTGACCATGATCGACTGCACGCCGCGCTCGCGCAGCGCGAACGACGCCTGGCAACAGCAGTAGTCGAACTCGATGCCCTGGCCGATGCGGTTGGGGCCGCCGCCGATGATCATCGCTTTGTCCACCGGCTCCACCGCCACCTCGTCCTCCATCTCGTAGGTGGAGTAGAAGTACGGAGTGTACGCCTCGAACTCCGCCGCGCAGGTGTCAACCAGCTTGTAGGAGGGGCGCACGCCCAGTTCCAGCCGGCGCGCCCGCATCACCCGTTCCTCGAAGCCGGTCATCTCCGCCAGTTGGCGGTCCGAGAAGCCCGCCCGCTTGGCACGGCGCACCGCGTCCGCGTCGAGCTCGGGCCCGCGCGCCGCCACGGCCGCCCGGAACCCGCCCTCCAGGTCCAGGATCTGCGCCATGTTGTCCACAAACCAGGGATCGATGCAGGTGTGCTCCGCGACTTCATCCACGCTCATGCCGCGCTCCAACGCCGCGCGCATGAAGAACAGCCGCTCCGCGTTGGGGCGGCGCAGGCCCGCCACCACCGCCTCCGGCGGCAGGCCGTTGTCGCGCTGCCACCAGAACCCGCAGGCGTCGGTCTCCAGGCCGCGCAGCCCCTTCTGAAACGCCTCCTTGAAGGTACGCCCGAGCGCCAGCACCTCGCCCACGCTCTGCATCTGCGTGGTCAGCGTGGCGTCCACGCCCGGGAACTTCTCGAACGCGAAGCGCGGCAGCTTCACCACGCAGTAGTCGATGGTGGGCTCGAAGCAGGCGGGGGTCTGCTTGGTGATGTCGTTGGGGATCTCGTCCAGCGTCCAGCCCACGGCCAGCTTGGCGGCGAACTTGGCGATCGGGAAGCCGGTCGCCTTGGAGGCCAGCGCCGACGAGCGCGACAGGCGCGGGTTCATCTCGATCACCACCAGCTTCCCGTCCGCGGGATTGACGGCGAACTGGATGTTGGAGCCGCCGGTTTCGACGCCGACCGCCCGGATCACCTTGATGGCGGCGTCGCGCATGTCCTGGTACTCGCGGTCGGTCAGCGTCTGCGCCGGCGCCACGGTGATCGAGTCGCCGGTGTGCACGCCCATCGGGTCGACGTTCTCGATGGAGCAGATCACCACCACGTTGTCGCGTCGGTCGCGCATCAGCTCCAGCTCGAACTCCTTCCAGCCGTACACCGACTGCTCCACCAGCACCTCGGTGTTGAGGGACAGCTCCAGGCCGCGCGTGGCGATGTCGAGTAACTGCTCGGGCGTGTGCGCGATGCCGCCGCCGGCGCCGCCGAGCGTGTAACTCGGGCGCAGCACCACCGGCAGGCCCATGTCGCGCACGTGCGCCTCAACCTCGTCCAGGCTGTGCGCGATCGCCGCCGGCGGCACCGCCAGACCGATCGACTGCATCAGGGAGCGAAACTGCTCGCGGTTCTCGGCGCGCTGAATGGTGGCCAGGTCGGCGCCGAGCATCTCCACCCCGTAGCGCTCGAACAGGCCCGCCTCGGCGGCGCTCACCGCCAGGTTGAGGGCGGTCTGGCCGCCGAGCGTGGTCAGTACCGCGTCGGGCCGCTCGCGCGCCAGGATCTGCTCCAGCACCGGCAGCGTGATCGGCTCCACGTAGGTGCGGTCGGCAATCTCCGGGTCGGTCATGATGGTGGCCGGATTGGAGTTCAGCAGCACCACCTGGTAGCCGTCGTCGCGCAGTGCCTTACACGCCTGCGTGCCGGAGTAGTCGAACTCGCACGCCTGGCCGATCACGATCGGCCCGGCGCCGAGCATAAGGATGCGCTCGATATCGGTGCGTTTTGGCATGTTCAGGCAGAGTGCTCCATGGCGTCGACGAAGCGGTCGAACAGGTATTGGGCGTCGTGCGGGCCGGGGGCGGCCTCGGGGTGGTACTGGATCGCGAACAGCGGGCGCGCGCGGTGCTCCAGGCCCTCGATGGTGCCGTCGTTGAGGTTGACGTGGGTGACGCGCAGGTGCGCCGGCAGGGAGTCGGCATCAACCGCATAACCGTGGTTCTGGCTGGTGATCGAGATGACGCCGGTGCGTTCCTCGCGCACCGGGTGGTTGGCTCCGTGGTGGCCGAACTTGAGCTTGTAGATGTTGGCGTCCAGGGCCAGGCTCATGATCTGCAGGCCCAGGCAGATGCCGAACACCGGCAGGTTGCGGTGCGCGTCGAGCAGCTCGCGCACGGTGGCGGCCAGGTAGGGCGCCTGCTCCGGGTCGCCGGGGCCGTTGGACAGGAACAGGCCGTCCGGCTCCAGCGCCGAGATTTCCTCCGCCGTTGCGGTGGCCGGCGCCACGGTAACGCGGCAGCCGCGCGCCGCCAAGTGGCGCATGATGTTGTGCTTGGCGCCAGCATCTATCGCCACCACGTGATGCGCGCCGCGCCCGGACGGGTCCGCTGCCTGCCGGCCGGCGATCCCGGCGCCGTGGCGTGCCGCTACGTGGTCCGGGGCGACGCCGGACGGGTCCGCGACGACGGAATCGGCGCCGGCGGCGCTGACGGTCCGTCGCACGGCGCGCACGCCGCCTGGTTCATGCCCGCCCGCCGCGCACGCCGCGGTGTTGGCCGATTCGCCGCCACGCGACGCTGACGCGGACGCACCCGGGCGGCCACCCGCAGGTGCGGTCTGCGCGCCGGCCGCGAGCTGGCCGGCAAGCGGATCGTAAGAGTCCGCCGGCAGGCGCAGCGGCGCGATGCCTGCCGAGGTCACGCCGCGGACCAGGTCCAGCTCGCCGAGCTTGGGAGCCTCGCGCGCCTTGCGCACCAGCGAGTCCGCATCCAGGTCGGTGGTGGAGATCACCCCGGTCTTGGCGCCGTGCAGGCGCAGGTGGCGGGTGAGCGCGCGCGTGTCCACCTCGTCGATGCCGACGATGCCGTGCTTCTTCAGGTAGCTGCCCAGGTCGCCGGTGGCGCGCCAGTTGGAGTGGCGGGCGGCCAGCTCGCGCACGATCAGGCCGCGCGTCCACGGCTGCCGCGACTCGGGGTCGTCCTCGTTGACCCCGTAGTTGCCGATCAGCGGATAGGTAAGGCACACCAACTGCCCCGAGTAGGAGGGATCGGTGAGGATCTCCTGGTAGCCGGTCATGGCAGTGTTGAACACCACCTCGCCGGTCACCTCGCCGTCGGCGCCGACCGCCCGGCCCGGAAACAGGGCACCGTCCTCCAGCGCCAGCAGGGCACGCCGTTCGGTCATGGCGCCGCCGCCTCCCGTTCCCGGCGCGGCGACTGCCGCGCGCACCGGGCGCACGCGTGCCGCGGTCATACCACCGCCTTCGCGGTCTCGCGCTGCTCCGCGGCCGGCACCACGATGCCGCCGGCACGCAAGCGCACCTCGCCGGCCAGCAGGCAGTCGCTGGCGCGGCCGGTCAACGTCTTGCCCCAATACGGCGAGTTGCGGGATCTGGAATGTGCGGTGGCGTCGTCGTATACCCACCTCGCGCCGGGATCGACCACGGTCACGTCGGCCACCGCGCCAACCTCCAGGCTGCCGCGCTCTACGCCGATCAGCCGCGCCGGCTGCACCGCCATCATGCGCACCAGTTGCTCCAGGCTGATCACGCCCTCGCGCTCCAACGCCAGCATCAGCGGCAGCATCGTCTCTACCCCGGTGATGCCGTTGGGTGCCTGGTCGAATTCCACGTCCTTCTCGTAGTCGGCATGCGGAGCGTGGTCGCTGCCCACGATCGTGATGGTGCCGTCCGCCACCCCGGCGCGCACCGCGGCCACGTCGGCGGCGGTGCGCAGCGGCGGGTACATTTTGGCGTGCGTGTTGTAGCGCAACACCGCCTCCTCGGTGAGAAACAGGTAATGCGGGCAGGTCTCGGCGGATACCTCGATGCCGGCCGCCCGCGCCTGGCGGATCAGCTCCACCGACCGCCCGCAGGAGACGTGCTGGAAGTGAATGCGGCCGCCGGCGAGCGCCGCGATCTCCAGGTCACGCGCCACCATCGCCGACTCCGCCTGGCAGGGACTGCCGATCAGCCCCAGCCGTGTGGCCACCACCCCCTCGTTGATGGCCCCGCCCTGCGACAACTCCGGATCTTCCTCGTGCAGCAGCAACGGCAGGTCGAACTTGCGGGCGTACTCCAGCGCCCGGCGCAGGATCGCCGACGACACCACCGGCTTGCCGTCGTCCGACAGCGCCACCGCGCCGCCGTTGCGCAACTCGCCGAATTCGGTGAGCTGCTTGCCCTCCTGGCGCACCGTCACGGCGCCAACCGGCCACAGGTTGATCAGGTCCAGGCGGCGCGCCTCGCGGCGCAGGAACTCCATGTCGGCGCGGGTATCGGAAACCGGGTCGGTGTTGGGCATCGGGCACACGCCGGTAAAGCCGGCCGCCAGCGCGGCGCGCAGCCCGCTCTCGACGGTTTCCTTGTACTCGTAGCCGGGCTGCCGCAGGTGGACGTGCACGTCGATCAACCCGGGGAACACCAGTTTGCCGCGTGCGTCGATGATCCGGGCGCCCGCACGTGAGGCGGCAGCCGCGAGATCGGCGCCGACCTGCCGCACGCGGCCGTTGGCCACCAGCAGGTCGAGCAGGGCGTTCACCCCGTTGGCCGGGTCTACCAGCCGGCCACCGCGCACGAGGATCGACTCCATCGTCACGCTCCGCCGGCCGCGGTGGCGGCGCCGGCGCCTCCGCCCGCGTCCGCGACACCGCTCGCGTCCGGTTCGCGCGTCAGGGTGGTGTGGAACAGTACCGACATGCGCACCGCCATGCCGTTGGTCACCTGGTCCAGGATCAGCGAGTGGGTGCCGTCCGCCACCTCGGCGGCCACCTCGATGCCGCGGTTCACCGGCCCCGGGTGCAGTACCAGCAGGTTCGGCTTGGCGCGCCGCAAGCGTTCGAGCGACAGCCCGTACTCGACCGCGTACTCGCGCACCGACGGGAAGTAGGCGCCGCTCTGCCGCTCGAACTGGATGCGCAGGATGTTGAGCACGTCGGCATCCTCGATCACCTCGTCGAGATCGTAGGAAACCGTGGCACCCAGTTGCTCGATGCCGTGTGGAATCAGCGTCGGCGGACCGCACACCGTGACCACGGCGCCGAGCTTGCGCAAACCCCACAGGTTGGAGCGCGCCACGCGCGAGTGCAGGATGTCGCCGACCAGGCACACGTGCAGTCCCTCCAGCGGCAGATGCTCGCGGATGGTGAAGATGTCCAGCAGGCCCTGGGTCGGATGCTCGTGGATGCCGTCGCCCGCGTTGACCACGCTGGCGGCCAGCTCCCTGGCGAGCAGCTCCGCGGCGCCCGACGAGGCATGGCGTACCACCACGGTGTCCACCTGCATCGCCTCGATGTTCTTGGCGGTGTCGATCAGGCTCTCGCCCTTCTGCACGCTGGAGGTGGAACCCTGGAAGTTGATGGTGTCCGCGGACAGGCGCTTGGCGGCCAGTTCGAAGCTGGTGCGGGTGCGGGTGGAGGACTCGAAGAACATGTTGGCGATGGTCTTGCCACGCAGCGCCGGTACCTTCTTCACCTGCCGCGCGGACACCTCCTTGAACGACTCCGCGGTGTCGAGCAGCAGCTCAATTTCGGTGCGGTCGAGCTCCTCCATCGAGACCAGGTCCTTGCGGCGCCAGGACACGGCGGGGTCGGTCGATCCGGTACTCCCGCCGCCCTCGGGCACGGGCGCGGCCGGCACCGGATGCGCGGCAGCCGGATCGGCCGCTGCCGGAGCGACGGTCGCCGCACCGCCGGCTCCCATCGCGGGGACCGAATCGGAGATTGCCGGAAGCGCGGTCGCGGGACCGGACGCGGTTGCCGGGCGCACCCTACTGCTCCCCACGGTGTGCGATCACGACCTCTTCGACGGGGTCGGTGTCGCTGAGCCGTACGTGAATGATCTCCGCGCTGCTGGTGGGCACGTTCTTGCCCACGTAGTCGGCGCGGATCGGATACTCGCGGTGGCCGCGGTCGATTACCACGGCGAGCTGGATGCGGCGCGGGCGCCCGAACGCCATCAGCGCGTCGAGGGCGGCGCGCGTGGTGCGGCCGGTGTAGAGCACGTCGTCGACCAGCACCACCACCCGGTCTTCGAGCGTAAAGTCGATCTCGGTCCTGCCCACCACCGGCGCGGCGGCGACGTGGCTCAGGTCGTCGCGGTACAGGCTGATGTCGAGGATGCCGAGCGGCGGCTCGGTCCCGGTGATCTCGCTCACCGTCTGCTGCAGGCGGCGCGCCAGCGGCACGCCGCGGGTGCGGATCCCGACGAACACCACTTGGTCGACATCGCGGTTGCGCTCCACCACCTCGTGCGCCAGCCTCCTCAGGCAGCGCGCCAGGTCTGCCGCGTCCAGGATGCGCCGCTCCCGGTGGCCGGGATGCGGTTCAGCCATCGCCATACTCCCTCCCAGTCCGTAAGGCAAAGTGGACAAAAAAATAGCCTCCTGGCGCCCGCACGCTTGCGTTGCCGTTGCGCGCGAGCCGGAGACTTCGCCGGCTGTTCGTGGTTACAAGATCAGAATTCAAGTGTCCGTCCTTTCCGGCCTCGCGGGACCGGGTTAAAGGATGGGCGTATGCTACTCCATCAAAGCGACGCCGTCAACTGCCCGCGGCTATCGAGCCGGAGCCCACATCAGGGCGCGAATCTCGCCGAACTCGTGGCGCATCTTGTCCCACCGGTCGCCGCCGTCGGCGGAGCGGTACAGCTCGCCGGAACAGGTGTACGCGTACACCAAGTCGGGATCGGCGGTGTGAGTCGCGTAGTCCCAGATGGTGGAGTTGGGATCCACCGGCAACGCGATCCGCTGCCAGCTCGTGCCGCCGTCCCGCGAGCGCAGCACCGCGCCTTCCGATCCGGGCGGCCCGTTGCCGTTGCCCAGGAAGATGGTGTCGGGTTTCCCGGCCTGCTGGCGGATGCCGCGGAAGTAGTTCCACGGCGCGATGCCGCTCAGGTCCTGGCGCCGCCAGCTCGCGCCCTCGTCGCCGCTCACGTTGACGCCGTTGTTGGTCGCCGCCACCAGGGTGCGCGAGCCGTTGACCGGAACCACCACCATGCCGTGCACGTCCAGCGAAGAGAGCCCGTCCGCGTGCCGGCTCCAGGTGTCGCCGGCGTCGTCGCTACGGAAGGCGCCGTCGATCTCCACCCCCACCCACACGCCGCGCGGGGCGATCGGATCGGGGACGATGGTGGTGATGCGGGTGAACTCGATCACCGGGCACTCGGTACTCGCGCCGAGCTGCGCGTCATGCCAGGTGTCGCCGCCGTCGGTGGAGCGGTAGACGCCCGCCGGGCGGGTGCCGGCGAACACCGTGTCCGGATCGCCGGGCAGCACCATCAGCGCCCACACCTGCATGCCGTCCATGGGGCTGTCCAGCCGCTGCCAGTTGTCGCCGCCGTCGGTGGAGCGGTACACCCCGGCGTGGGTGCCGGCGAAGATGCGGCTCGGGTTGCCGGGGTGTGCGGCCAGCGCGCGTACCTCCCCCTCGATGTACAGGCCGTTGTTCGACGGGCGCTTGAAGGTCGCGCCGCCGTCGTCGCTGATGTACAGCCCCTCCCCTACCGTGCCCACAAATACCCGTTCGTCACCGTTCGCCATACTGTTCACTAGGCCTCCCCGCGGGGCCGCTTGTCAACCGCGCGGCCGCGGTACGCCACCGCGCTCAATGTTCCTTGGGCGGGTGGCGGGCAAGCGCGGCCTCGTCCGGCTCGGTGCCCCAGCCGGGGGTGTCGGGCAGGTGCAGGTGTCCGTCGCGGATGTCGGGTGCCGCGGTGAACAGCTCATCGTCCCACGGGCCGCGGTCGACGTCGGTCTCCATGATGCGCAGGTTGGTCACCGCCGCGCACAGGTGGGCGCTGATCATCGTCGCCAGGTGGCCGTAGTAGTTGTGCGGCGCCACGTTCACTTGGTGGGCGTCAGCGAGCGCGGCGATCTTCAGCGACTGCCAGGCGCCGTTCCACACCGCGTCGATGATCGCCACGTCCATCGCCTGCAGCCGCAGGAACGGCAGATACGAGGTCGGGGTGATGATCGACTCGCACGAGGCGATCGCGTGCGGGCTGCCGCGGCGCACGTCGGCCAGCGCCTCCGGATGCGGCGAGTCGATCTCGAACCAGAAGATGTCCAGGTCGGCGAGCGCCCGCAGGATGCGCAGGTAGCCCTCCGGCCTGGCGTTGTAGTTGAGGTCGACCAGGATGTCCACGTCGGGGCCGGCGCCGGCGCGAAACGCCTCCAGGTGGGCGCGGAGCTGGCGGACGATGTGCCGCTCCACGTTCTGGTCCGGCTGAAACGGGCGTCCGAACCCGGGCGCCCAGCCCGTCACCCGCTCCCCGCTGTAGTCGAAGATGTTGGTCTTGAGCGCGGTAAACCCCGCCTCGCGCACCTCCGTCCCCAGCGCCCGGATGCCGTCCAGGCCGGAGACCACCGGGCCGTGCAGGCCGGGATGTGCGATGCGCCACGTGCCGCAGTGCGACCAGTACACCCGGATGCGGTCGCGCACCCGGCCGCCGAGCAGCTCGCAGCACGGCACGCCGAGCAGCTTGGCCTTGGCGTCCAGCAGAGCATTCTCGATCGCCCCGACTCCCATCGCCATGACGCCCGACATCGACTGGCGCGCCCGCGCGTGCAGCCGGGCGAACACCCGTTCGTTGTCCTGTACGCGCTCGCCCACCACGGACGGGGCCAGCCGCTCCACCACGCTGGTCACCCCGGCGGCGCCCTGGTGCTCGTCGTACTCGCTCCAGCCCACGATACCGTCCTCGGCGGTGAGCTTGACG
It encodes the following:
- a CDS encoding carbamoyl phosphate synthase small subunit; protein product: MTAARVRPVRAAVAAPGTGGGGAMTERRALLALEDGALFPGRAVGADGEVTGEVVFNTAMTGYQEILTDPSYSGQLVCLTYPLIGNYGVNEDDPESRQPWTRGLIVRELAARHSNWRATGDLGSYLKKHGIVGIDEVDTRALTRHLRLHGAKTGVISTTDLDADSLVRKAREAPKLGELDLVRGVTSAGIAPLRLPADSYDPLAGQLAAGAQTAPAGGRPGASASASRGGESANTAACAAGGHEPGGVRAVRRTVSAAGADSVVADPSGVAPDHVAARHGAGIAGRQAADPSGRGAHHVVAIDAGAKHNIMRHLAARGCRVTVAPATATAEEISALEPDGLFLSNGPGDPEQAPYLAATVRELLDAHRNLPVFGICLGLQIMSLALDANIYKLKFGHHGANHPVREERTGVISITSQNHGYAVDADSLPAHLRVTHVNLNDGTIEGLEHRARPLFAIQYHPEAAPGPHDAQYLFDRFVDAMEHSA
- a CDS encoding dihydroorotate dehydrogenase produces the protein MPTRETVRGNTSLTVDLGTLRLANPVLVASGTFGYASELEGLVDLARLGGIVTKTVTVKPRPGNPPPRIVETPAGMLNAIGLQNVGIDRFVTEKLPYLAGLDPVVLVSVMGYTTGEFVTLAERLDGLPGVDGLELNLSCPNVAYGAGDGAKMFAHEPELTAEAVGAVRSVTSLPVIAKLGPDVADIAAIGRAAEAAGADALAVMNTIPGMVIDLERRRPVLANVTGGLSGPAIRPLAVRLTYQLAGAVDIPVVGVGGIMDHRDALQFLMAGASAVQVGTATFTNPSAALEVLDGLEGYLRDSGVERIADLIGAAQPPAAKEESE
- a CDS encoding dihydroorotate dehydrogenase electron transfer subunit; this translates as MLANRIVAPEHNLLTVATREIGRRARAGQFAQIRVPGGLVFLPRPFSFLAAEDDRCTFLSRAIGPGTRALAGLAEGAELDLLGPLGHGFDLAAAAAGDVILAGGGVGVPPLVHAAAELAPLTGTALIGAACADFLLCEQEVANLGWQVHTATDDGSRGHHGFVTDLLEQALATATARNEAPATVLACGPHPMLHRCAEIAAATGAASQVAVEEPMACGFGVCLGCAIRVHTPNPDDPAGPAYALVCRDGPVFPAQHIIW
- a CDS encoding dihydroorotase produces the protein MESILVRGGRLVDPANGVNALLDLLVANGRVRQVGADLAAAASRAGARIIDARGKLVFPGLIDVHVHLRQPGYEYKETVESGLRAALAAGFTGVCPMPNTDPVSDTRADMEFLRREARRLDLINLWPVGAVTVRQEGKQLTEFGELRNGGAVALSDDGKPVVSSAILRRALEYARKFDLPLLLHEEDPELSQGGAINEGVVATRLGLIGSPCQAESAMVARDLEIAALAGGRIHFQHVSCGRSVELIRQARAAGIEVSAETCPHYLFLTEEAVLRYNTHAKMYPPLRTAADVAAVRAGVADGTITIVGSDHAPHADYEKDVEFDQAPNGITGVETMLPLMLALEREGVISLEQLVRMMAVQPARLIGVERGSLEVGAVADVTVVDPGARWVYDDATAHSRSRNSPYWGKTLTGRASDCLLAGEVRLRAGGIVVPAAEQRETAKAVV
- the carB gene encoding carbamoyl-phosphate synthase large subunit; amino-acid sequence: MPKRTDIERILMLGAGPIVIGQACEFDYSGTQACKALRDDGYQVVLLNSNPATIMTDPEIADRTYVEPITLPVLEQILARERPDAVLTTLGGQTALNLAVSAAEAGLFERYGVEMLGADLATIQRAENREQFRSLMQSIGLAVPPAAIAHSLDEVEAHVRDMGLPVVLRPSYTLGGAGGGIAHTPEQLLDIATRGLELSLNTEVLVEQSVYGWKEFELELMRDRRDNVVVICSIENVDPMGVHTGDSITVAPAQTLTDREYQDMRDAAIKVIRAVGVETGGSNIQFAVNPADGKLVVIEMNPRLSRSSALASKATGFPIAKFAAKLAVGWTLDEIPNDITKQTPACFEPTIDYCVVKLPRFAFEKFPGVDATLTTQMQSVGEVLALGRTFKEAFQKGLRGLETDACGFWWQRDNGLPPEAVVAGLRRPNAERLFFMRAALERGMSVDEVAEHTCIDPWFVDNMAQILDLEGGFRAAVAARGPELDADAVRRAKRAGFSDRQLAEMTGFEERVMRARRLELGVRPSYKLVDTCAAEFEAYTPYFYSTYEMEDEVAVEPVDKAMIIGGGPNRIGQGIEFDYCCCQASFALRERGVQSIMVNCNPETVSTDYDTSDRLYFEPLTVEDVANIYDKERPVGVILQFGGQTPLNMAHGLEALGVKVLGTPIDAIDRAEDRARFRELLQRLGLRQPESGIAHTVDEVLAEARRIGYPVLVRPSYVLGGRAMEIVYDDAMVRAYMALYAEQMGGHDAQRPRPILVDKFLEEAIEIDVDLIGDGERFVVAGVMQHIEEAGVHSGDSACCLPPHSLPAAVVAEIRRQSVALGRELGIRGLMNIQFAVRADVIYVLEVNPRASRTVPFVSKAIGVPLARLATHIMCGARLEDLGLVQDPDPANFAVKEVVLPFGKFQGAEVALGPEMKSTGEVMGIDQSFGRAFAKAQAGAGASLPHSGTVFMSVRDADKPDLVELARTLDRLGFSLAATPGTADVLARAGLDARRLVKLEDEGTTAIDLMEAGEIALIINTPAGKRPRDHENRIRRFALARGVPCVTTMAGAHASVTGIAAERQGELQIWALQDL